The following DNA comes from Centroberyx gerrardi isolate f3 chromosome 4, fCenGer3.hap1.cur.20231027, whole genome shotgun sequence.
gaagcATTTCTCCCACCAAAGGTACAGCTATTTTTATCCGTGCTTTCTGGTGAGTAACTCCCCTCTCAGATGCTTAGATCTGATTTCATCATCAGGCTTTGTCATGTTTGGCTGCCTCCACACTTCCTACCTTGTCCAAAATTACAGTGTTGCCGTTCAGTCCCGCTTCCGGGTTTTCTCCAAGGAATCTCCAGAGAAAAGAGCTGTCGCATGCCTCACAAAGCACTTGACGCCTGCGGAAGCGCTTACCATATTTGGTGCCGCGTCACACAGAAATCCACTGCTTCTGCATTAAAACTCAAAAGGACTGAATTGTGTGACGTCTGCTCCTTCTTTAGAAATTCTTTGATTTCACCACAAGGCCCTCCGTCTGTTTATCTGGCAGAGGCGGGCTGTCCAGGCCTTCATGCTGTCGCGCTACGAGAGCGAGTTCCTGGAGCTGGAGCGCATCGGCGCGGGGGAGTTCGGGGCGGTCTTCAAGTGTGTGAAGAGGCTGGATGGCTGCTTGTACGCCATTAAACGCTCTCGCCGGCCCCTTGCAGGCTCTGCCAACGAGTGAGTCGACACGCATGGCTCTCCCTGCCAAGTTATAGACGGTGCCCCTCTAACTTGGAACAGATCGATCCCAGTTTTTGATTTAGTAATGATGAGTATTCATGATGTGACACTCAAAACGGGCACTTACTGGAGAATGATGCAGGGCCTGATGAGGATGGGCCAGATTTAACAGTGAATATGCTTTGCCTTCTCAGGCAGCTGGCCCTGAAGGAAGTGTATGCGCATGCTGTTCTCGGGCATCATCCACACGTTGTGCGCTATTATTCAGCATGGGCAGAGGACGATCACATGATTATTCAGAATGAGTACTGTGACGGTAAGCTGCAGAGCTGTGAGGGAAGATTTAAATTAGCTTTTGGTGATCTAGATTGAATGGTGTAGTTTGGATATtgtcaacctgtgtgtgtgtgtgtgtgtgtgtgtgtgtgacccaggTGGGAGTCTGTATGATGCCATTGtgaagaaggaggtggagggtgAGCTGTTTTCAGAGGCTGAGTTGAAAGACCTGCTCCTGCAAGTCTCTATGGGTCTAAAATTCATCCACAGCTCAGGCCTCGTACATCTGGACATCAAACCCAGTAAGTcgcttcatctttttttttttttttttttgtatcttccAGTCTAAACACAAACTCTCCACATACCAATCACGCCGGTATTTGCTTTGTTTCAACTCTGCCTAGGCAATATATTCATCTGCCAGCGGCCCAGCACAAGTGCAGCGGCTGAGggggagagtgaggaggaggaaggtggcGGCTCTTCAGCGGGAGTCGTTTACAAAATCGGTAAAGCGCGTTTCACGTTACGTAAAGTTTCGTTACTTGGTTCTTCTGTGTCACTGGCATGCTGCTGAtgcttggtgtttttttttccgcagGGGATCTGGGTCATGTGACGTCTATCAACAGTCCTCAAGTGGAGGAAGGGGACAGCCGCTTCCTGGCCAGTGAAGTCCTGCATGAGGTAGAGTGCTACTTGAAAGTCCTTGTGAAGTGTTATATCACCGGCAGGGTtgaagtaaacaaaaacaaacaccatctctctgtttcccaGGATTACAGCCATCTCCCCAAGGCGGACATCTTTGCTCTGGGCCTCACTGTGCTGCTGGCGGCCGGCGCTCCTCCTCTGCCGCAGAACGGAGACGAGTGGCACAGCCTTAGAGAGGGTCAGCTGCCCAACCTGCCGCAGGAGCTCTCACCTCCCTTCAGAGGCCTCCTTCAGGTACTCCTATTTCTGGACCGGTGTCTCTGCTGTCATATGAATGAATGTTTCATCAGATTTGATTTTATGCCGCCAGCAGTATGAATAACCAGTTGAAATGCATTCTTGTCACCGGCGTAGCTTGTTGAAAatgctctctgtctttgtgtcagTTGTTGCTGGATCCGGAGCTGACCAAACGGCCCTCTGCCAGGGAGCTGTGCAAACACACGGCCCTGCGGGAGGAGAGGACCGGCAGGCTGGCTGCTCAGCTACGCAGAGAGCTCAACGTGGAGAAGTTCAGGACAGCCATGCTTGAGAAGTGACTATCAAATTTTCTGACATATGATTAGACTAAGAAACTGGCCTTTATATAGGTGGTGGAAtgttgtaattatgagagaaagatgtttttgtatttgttttttttaagtcaatTGAATGAGCTCACATGGCATCAATATGGCCCATGGTTTGTGAGATGGCTTCATTCCTGTGGCAGTATGAAGCCATTCATTGATATTGCATCCATTGTACAAAAACCAAAAGGGCAAATATGAGAGATGCTAAAACACAATCTGGAGCTCTACCCCTAGATTGAATGGCATAgatgtgaccaacaggtggtGCAGTTGtacatttaatttaaaacaaatgacatgATGGCTATTATGCAACCTGCTTTTCTGCAACCTGGCATATTAATTCTCATATGTAAATGCTGATGAAACAAATTGAACTCTTATTCCATCCATTTCCTTTTCCACAGGGAGCTGAAGGAGGCTCGTCTGGCAGCTGTGTCCCCCCAGCAGAGCCTTCCCCCTGGGCTGCAGCCGCCTACTAACGCAGGCTCTCTCCCCAGAATGGGAAGGAGGCTTGTGGGTAGGAGCATAGCCCGATCCATGAGCTTTGGCTGCCCAGGATATGGAGTCTGATGTGTCTCTGTCAGACCTGTATGCCTCACCCTTTGCTCCCCTCTGTGACTAAGTTTTGGCAGACATTTTCCAGCCCTCCTGATAGGCACACAATTTAATTTAGAGGGGCAAGTAACAGCAACCCAAACTTCTGTATGGTGGCCATATGAAGAGGCACTATAACCAGATTCCCCTTTTGAGTGGATTGATGCAACTGAAAGACTGGAGAGCCCTGGCCAGACCTGCTCTTTggtttttttaaagattttaaagACTGATCTGATTCAAACACTTTTGTCAGGTGATTATTGAACTGGTAACTGCTGCAGACAACTGTATGTAACATCATATGAACAATCAACaacttgtttgatttttttttttttaagactgtgtaaataaacattttaagcattttatcAGATGGATTTCCTGTT
Coding sequences within:
- the wee2 gene encoding wee1-like protein kinase 2 gives rise to the protein MAMLFDEITQQLDFSSCGEEGSSSDNSSDDCASGISAVRSPGSACRTPRVQRHRSRSITLSPSLHPTNPIPYAAWRKLRLCDSPSTPKSLLSKSTQPCSSTKVSRSQRTLRFASAAANLTQCRSQAPSVNVNPFTLDTVRRSSERHERKNCRSDDDDDYGHRLKHSLTSSEEDDEAFLPPKRRAVQAFMLSRYESEFLELERIGAGEFGAVFKCVKRLDGCLYAIKRSRRPLAGSANEQLALKEVYAHAVLGHHPHVVRYYSAWAEDDHMIIQNEYCDGGSLYDAIVKKEVEGELFSEAELKDLLLQVSMGLKFIHSSGLVHLDIKPSNIFICQRPSTSAAAEGESEEEEGGGSSAGVVYKIGDLGHVTSINSPQVEEGDSRFLASEVLHEDYSHLPKADIFALGLTVLLAAGAPPLPQNGDEWHSLREGQLPNLPQELSPPFRGLLQLLLDPELTKRPSARELCKHTALREERTGRLAAQLRRELNVEKFRTAMLEKELKEARLAAVSPQQSLPPGLQPPTNAGSLPRMGRRLVGRSIARSMSFGCPGYGV